The Aphanothece sacrum FPU1 nucleotide sequence GTTCATCTGTAATACGTCGTGACCACAAACCTGATAACTCATATTTTAAAGCTTCTGGTTTTCCTAAACCAGAGAAGGGATCTCGTTGAATATCTTTGATTAGGGTAAGGATTTTAGCGTAAATTTTCTTATCTTCTACTGCCCATTTGTTAAACTCATCAAAACCTCGCGCTAAAAAGGCAATTTTTCTCATAATTTTGCAGGATCAACATAAATATAGTTCTGAGGTTGTTTTAGTTCTTCTAATGCTTCCATCAGATTATGGCGATTTGCTTCTGTGGACAATAAATATTCTGTTTCTTCTACTTCTTTTTGCGGTTGTTCATTAACTAATAAGATTGCTTCGACAATAGTTCCTTCAGGTAAATCTAAGGTAGGCAAATCAAGTTTACCGTTTTTAATTGTTACTTTGTATTTAAAAGCATTCAT carries:
- a CDS encoding Txe/YoeB family addiction module toxin, with translation MRKIAFLARGFDEFNKWAVEDKKIYAKILTLIKDIQRDPFSGLGKPEALKYELSGLWSRRITDEHRLVYSITDEDVIIVSCRFHY